One genomic window of Cannabis sativa cultivar Pink pepper isolate KNU-18-1 chromosome 2, ASM2916894v1, whole genome shotgun sequence includes the following:
- the LOC115721345 gene encoding uncharacterized protein LOC115721345 isoform X1, whose amino-acid sequence MEELEEQWRSEAYDRPSEFNTLEDLASLLDQVLLGQVRLLRLSSDLRSHVTTGSEDNELNEWIHQAVQSVRVRKQEGIRNCYAPNLLSGSPSPLETEIECDKKMEMAIREHKRAFARLDSFSKHKQQAAIQSEFLNEDSLPSAASPEIFDVAKIISDGDEDKWLEKNQQRDSPPKKRKEEVRLLVESSEQKDLWETVPDLEVGPWGSLAQQQRTALEMNQNVGGEEDTRPKKKTPMKSTPEKKEEPWLVLAAEEEESLVVSLVVPWPITSLAGTEPNQPRRSSPETERRETRSLVVSPEIQSVKTWTAAQAGRLKKKMVGRSFFSPKPYQVRPKPNSLTLNSALAHKRKINPMGHL is encoded by the coding sequence ATGGAGGAATTAGAGGAACAGTGGAGATCGGAGGCTTATGATCGTCCCTCTGAATTTAATACACTGGAGGACCTTGCTTCGCTTTTGGATCAAGTACTTCTTGGGCAAGTAAGGCTACTCCGCCTCTCCAGCGATCTCCGAAGTCATGTCACAACAGGATCGGAGGACAACGAACTCAATGAGTGGATCCACCAAGCTGTGCAATCTGTCCGGGTTCGCAAACAAGAAGGAATACGGAACTGCTACGCGCCGAATCTACTTTCTGGATCTCCTTCACCACTAGAGACGGAGATTGAATGTGATAAAAAGATGGAAATGGCAATACGGGAACACAAACGAGCCTTTGCTAGACTCGACAGTTTCAGCAAACACAAACAGCAGGCAGCAATACAATCGGAGTTCCTAAATGAAGACTCTCTGCCTTCGGCGGCATCACCTGAGATTTTCGATGTTGCGAAGATCATCTCCGATGGAGATGAAGATAAATGGCTAGAGAAAAATCAGCAACGAGATTCGCCGCCTAAAAAGAGGAAGGAAGAGGTGCGGCTGCTGGTAGAGTCGTCTGAGCAGAAAGACTTGTGGGAGACGGTGCCGGATCTGGAAGTTGGCCCATGGGGTTCGCTCGCACAACAGCAACGAACGGCATTAGAGATGAATCAGAATGTTGGAGGAGAAGAAGACACACGGCCAAAGAAGAAAACGCCGATGAAGTCGACGCcggagaagaaagaagaaccgTGGTTAGTGCTAGCGGCGGAGGAAGAAGAATCGTTGGTGGTGTCGCTGGTGGTGCCATGGCCGATCACGTCGCTGGCGGGGACGGAGCCGAACCAACCGCGGAGGTCTTCGCCGGAGACGGAGAGGAGAGAGACGAGGTCGCTGGTGGTTTCGCCGGAGATTCAGAGCGTGAAGACTTGGACAGCCGCACAAGCTGGAcggttgaagaagaagatggtgGGGAGGAGCTTCTTTTCACCCAAACCCTACCAAGTAAGGCCCAAGCCCAATTCCTTAACACTTAATTCAGCTTTGGCCCACAAGAGAAAAATTAACCCAATGGGtcacttgtaa
- the LOC115721345 gene encoding succinate dehydrogenase subunit 7B, mitochondrial-like isoform X3, whose product MAFILNKTTVASQLRSHFQGARNDALSLSRRQFHVEPGKRELALLAEDPSLKRFKSHKPNVRRLMRVGDVLTIVVVAGCCYEIYTRAVMREEARKQANAEN is encoded by the coding sequence ATGGCTTTCATCCTCAACAAAACTACTGTTGCCTCTCAATTGCGCTCTCACTTTCAGGGAGCAAGAAACGATGCCCTTTCCCTCTCGCGTCGCCAATTTCATGTAGAACCAGGAAAGCGCGAACTAGCTCTCTTGGCTGAGGACCCATCTTTAAAGCGATTCAAGTCACATAAGCCTAATGTGAGGCGACTTATGAGAGTGGGAGATGTACTCACTATAGTTGTTGTAGCAGGCTGTTGCTATGAAATATATACTAGAGCAGTGATGCGAGAAGAGGCTCGGAAACAAGCAAATGCAGAAAATTGA